Proteins encoded in a region of the Triticum dicoccoides isolate Atlit2015 ecotype Zavitan chromosome 3A, WEW_v2.0, whole genome shotgun sequence genome:
- the LOC119271801 gene encoding uncharacterized protein LOC119271801 — MPGSRFFADDRSHYDLFGKRRPGDEEFRKAWQENVDEEDCLWTASEDEDEEKENDTKMEREIKKVKKQAKENANLIDGDDSDELRSICPESDEDDMNLWSGSEEDDDNDIPTEPHPNERSDSYIDKVFEFDETPKYRTISELLKAEKEPPELSPGKQARKLAVENALKKLKKGPDGRYINVFDVVTDIDILIGAFENIVSGPEYAELREGGPKKLNIQFFKDIQARMRDPNFNFSPELKLKPKSKLVPKKKWQKAQSRKRKNDKR, encoded by the exons ATGCCTG GATCACGGTTCTTTGCTGATGATCGCTCACACTACGATCTGTTTGGTAAAAGAAGGCCAGGTGATGAAGAGTTCAGGAAAGCTTGGCAGGAGAATGTTGACGAGGAGGACTGCCTATGGACTgccagtgaagacgaggatgaggagAAGGAGAATGATACAAAAATGGAGAGGGAAATCAAGAAAGTGAAGAAGCAAGCCAAGGAAAATGCTAACCTCATTGATGGTGATGACAGTGACGAGTTAAGAAGTATATGCCCTGAGAGCGATGAAGACGATATGAATCTCTGGAGTGGCAGTGAAGAAGACGATGACAATGATATCCCTACCGAGCCACATCCCAATGAACGCAGTGATTCATATATAGATAAGGTGTTTGAATTTGATGAGACACCTAAATACCGCACAATCTCTGAgctgttgaaagccgagaaggaacCACCAGAACTCTCGCCAGGAAAGCAAGCAAGAAAACTTGCTGTAGAAAATGCTCTCAAGAAGTTGAAAAAAGGGCCTGACGGACGCTACATTAACGTATTTGATGTTGTCACTGATATAGATATCCTGATTGGAGCATTTGAGAACATTGTTTCAGGACCAGAGTATGCAGAGCTGCGGGAGGGCGGACCAAAGAAGCTCAATATCCAGTTCTTCAAGGATATACAAGCACGCATGAGAGACCCAAATTTCAATTTTTCTCCAGAGTTAAAGTTAAAGCCTAAGAGTAAGTTAGTGCCTAAGAAGAAATGGCAGAAAGCACAATCAAGGAAGAGGAAAAATGACAAACGTTGA